One region of Paenibacillus polymyxa M1 genomic DNA includes:
- a CDS encoding acetylornithine transaminase, with protein MSKEPNTLVSEEMPSTNGSGAQAEKGAAKVQADSSLFPNYARYPLTLVKGQGSWLWDDQGKRYLDFMSGIAVTNLGHAPQAVAERLKKQIDELWHVSNLFHIPGQERAAALLTANSSADAVFFCNSGAEANEAAIKLARRYHQKVKQTGRYEIITFTQSFHGRTLATLTATGQDKVKEGFLPLPAGFKSVPLHDQAALEAAINENTAAIMLEMVQAEGGMYPVDPAFVDVITKLCHEHGLLLIIDEVQTGMGRTGKLFAFEHYGIEPDIFTLAKGLGSGFSVGAMLGKEYLREAFTAGSHGSTFGGTPLAMAAVQATIETIIDDKLPERAAEMGDYLFHSLQKQLKDIPFVQDIRGKGLMVGIECAEPVAELVLAGQKKGILFITAGPNVIRLLPNLYVTQDEIDQAVTWIAELIREHVA; from the coding sequence ATGAGTAAGGAACCGAATACGCTGGTGAGCGAGGAAATGCCAAGTACGAATGGAAGCGGAGCGCAAGCGGAAAAGGGGGCGGCAAAAGTGCAGGCAGATAGCTCTCTTTTTCCAAACTACGCAAGATACCCGCTTACACTGGTGAAAGGACAAGGAAGCTGGCTGTGGGATGATCAGGGCAAACGTTATCTGGATTTCATGTCAGGTATTGCCGTTACCAATCTAGGCCATGCGCCTCAAGCTGTAGCGGAGCGTTTGAAAAAACAGATCGATGAACTGTGGCATGTATCCAATCTGTTTCATATTCCCGGGCAGGAACGGGCCGCGGCCTTGCTGACAGCCAATAGCAGCGCAGATGCCGTGTTCTTCTGCAACAGCGGAGCTGAAGCGAACGAAGCTGCCATTAAGCTGGCGCGTCGTTACCACCAGAAGGTGAAGCAGACCGGTCGCTATGAAATCATTACGTTCACGCAATCCTTTCACGGACGGACGCTGGCAACCTTGACTGCTACGGGTCAGGACAAAGTGAAAGAAGGTTTTTTACCGCTTCCCGCCGGATTCAAAAGCGTTCCGCTTCATGATCAGGCTGCGCTCGAAGCAGCTATCAATGAGAATACAGCGGCAATTATGCTGGAAATGGTGCAGGCCGAAGGTGGCATGTATCCGGTAGACCCTGCTTTCGTAGACGTGATTACCAAGCTGTGCCACGAGCATGGATTGCTGCTGATCATTGACGAGGTGCAAACAGGTATGGGACGGACAGGTAAGCTGTTTGCCTTTGAGCATTATGGAATAGAACCGGATATTTTTACATTGGCGAAAGGATTGGGCAGTGGCTTTTCGGTCGGTGCAATGCTAGGCAAAGAATATTTGCGTGAAGCGTTCACAGCGGGCAGTCATGGTTCTACCTTCGGGGGTACACCGCTTGCCATGGCAGCAGTTCAAGCAACCATTGAAACGATTATTGATGACAAGCTGCCAGAACGCGCTGCCGAAATGGGAGATTATCTCTTTCATAGTCTGCAAAAACAGCTTAAAGATATTCCTTTTGTCCAGGATATCCGCGGAAAAGGTCTGATGGTCGGGATTGAGTGTGCGGAGCCGGTAGCAGAGCTTGTTTTGGCAGGACAGAAGAAGGGCATTCTGTTCATTACAGCAGGACCGAACGTGATTCGCCTGTTGCCTAACCTGTATGTAACGCAAGACGAAATAGATCAGGCTGTAACATGGATTGCTGAATTGATTCGGGAGCACGTAGCTTAG